A region of the Myxococcus stipitatus DSM 14675 genome:
CAATGCCTGCGTGAACCCGAAGCTGTCGCCGGGCGCCATCTCCAGCGACGATTCCGCGTTCCGCGAGCTGCTGGAGCGCGAGTCGGGCAAGGCGTTGCTGTCGTTCTCCTGGGAGTCCCAGGGCTCCAGGGTGATGCCGCCCACGAGCCGACTCTGGCCGTACCGCGTGAAGGTCGGCACGTTCCCCAGCTCCTCCGAGGCCCATGCCCGCGCCCAGTCCGTGCTCGCGGTGCAGCGGCCCGCCTACGTCATGCCCGCGGGCAGCCAGGTGGAGGTGTGGGGCGCCGCCACGGATGAAGCGGATGCACGGGAGCTGGGCTCGAGGCTCGGAGTGCCGGGGGCCGCCATCGAGGAGCGGCGAGCCTCGGACGACACGTTCCGCATGGGCCCCACGGACCTCTTCGTCGCGCTGGCGGAGGTCCACGTGGAGGGGCTGGACCCGGCCCGACTGGTGGAGGTGCGTCAGCTCCAGCACCCGGTGGCACCGCTGCTGGGCGGTGGGGCGGGGTACGGCGCGGCGACGCTCTCCGCGGACCCGGATGGCGTGGTGCGAGGCATCCCTCACCTCGTCGCCTACACCGCCCGGGATGGCCGCCATGTGCTGCCCTCACTCCCGCTGGCGGCGGCGATGCGGTTGGCCAACACGCGAGTGCTTCGCTACGCGGCCGGCCGGCTGCACGTGGGCGATGTGTACTCGGTGCCGATGGACGCGTCGGGCTTCAGCTTGATGCGGTGGGATGCCCCCACCGCGGGGCGAGGCTCTCGCGGCTCGCTGTCCCGCTCCATTCGCGCGTGGAACGTGCTGCTCAACGTCTTCGACGTCGCGGACGAGCGCCCCGCGCGGTTCGACAATGACCTGGAGGGCCGCACCGTCGTCCTCACGCGCACGGCGGGGGAGTCAGGTCACTTGCGGCACACGCCCATCGGCGTGGAGACGCCGGGAGGCGCCATCCTGGGGCAGGCCCTGGCCAACATCCTCCGCTCGGAGGGCATCTCCCGCGCGCCCGAGGACTACGACCTGGGCCTCACGGTGGGGCTCGCGTTCCTGGGGGCGTTCCTCGCGCTGTCGCTCAGCTTCCTGCTGCGCTCGGTGCGCGGGGTGCTGCTGTACCTGAGCGGGTTGGGGCTCGCGGGCGCGGGCTACACGGCGGCGGCCTTCTACTTCTTCATCGAGCAGCGGCTCTGGGTGGCGATGGCGGGGCCGCTGCTGGCCATGGTGGGGGCGTTCGCCGTCACCACCGTCTACGCGTTCCGCAACGAGCAGCAGATTCGAGACTTCGTGCAGATGGCGCTGGGGCGCTACGTCAGCCCCGAGGTGGCGCGGCTGGTGACGCGGGACTTGAGCCTGATGCGCCCCGAGCGCCGGCGGATGTCCGTGTACGTCTGCGACATCGAGGGCTTCGCGCGGCTCTCCGAGGGCATGAAGCCCGAGCAGCTCGTGAGCCTCTTCAACGAGTACCTGCTCGAGATGGCGGCGGTGGTGCGCTCGACGGCGGGGCAGGTGGACAAGTACATCGGCGACTCGGTGATGGCCTTCTGGGGCGCGCCGGTGCGCACCGAGCGCCACGCGCACCTGGCCTGTGAGGCGGCGCTCAAGATGCGCGCCGTGCTGGCCGACAAGCAGGACGCCTGGGAGAAGAAGTACGGCTGCCGTCTGAGCTTCCGCGCCGGAGTGGACACCGGAGAGGTGGTGGTGGGCGACATGGGCAGCGAGCTGAAGTCCAACTACACCGTGCTCGGAGACGCGGTGGGGTTGGCGGCCCGACTGGAGTCGCTCAACAAGGTGTACGGCACCTACGTGCTCGTGGGCGACGGCACCGTGCTGCTCGCGGGCGACAACTACGTCTTCCGCGAGGTGGACCGGGTGCGCATGAAGGGGAGGGCGGAGCCGCTGCGCGTGCATGAGCTCATGGGCCGCAAGGGCGAGCTCTCCACGCAGCAGCAGGAGCAGCTCGCCTTGCACGCGCAGGCCCTGACGGCCTACCACCAGCGCCACTTCGCCGAGGCGCACGCCCTCTTCGAGCGCTCCGCCATCACCTTCAAGGACCCCGTCTCCTCCGTCTACATGGCCCGCTGCGCGCGCTACATCGTCACGGCGCCGCCCTCGGATTGGGACGGCGTGCACGGCGAGGATGACGTCCCGTCAACGCCCGCCGCGGCCTGAGCGAGGGCCTCAGTCGTCGTCGGGAGCGGGCGTGTCCGGCTGGCCGAAGAGCGCTTGCACGGGAGCGTCCTGGGCGATGTGCTCGGCCACCACGCGGCGCATCTTCTCCGGCGTCATCTCCGAGTAGTACACCTCTCCGTCCCACCCCATGAGCTGGTAGTCCTCGGGGGAGAGCGGGTCTCGCTTCCGTCCGGTCTCCTCGCGGACCACGACGTTGGGACCCATGTGGCAGAAGCCATAGCAGCCGCCCCGGTAGAGCTCGCAGCGCGGCACCTGCCCCTGCTCCGTCAGCGCCTCCCGGGCCGTGGCATACACGGCGTCCGCGCCGCCGGCCTTGCAGGTCGGCCCCTTGCACACAGACAAGCGGTAGCGCTTCATCGACAAGACACCACCCACCCTACGGAGTCCGCGTCCCGAGCGAAAGTCAGCGGCCCCCGCCGCCGAGTGCCCGGCCGCACTCCTCGCCGTCCCTGGGACGGAAGCCCGGCTGTCAGACGCCAGGCGCATTGAAGAGCTGCAGCATCATCACCCACGCCCTGAAACGAGTCCGGCCCGCCTGCCGCTGGGGAGCGGGAGACGGGCCGGCATCGGCAAGCC
Encoded here:
- a CDS encoding (2Fe-2S) ferredoxin domain-containing protein; amino-acid sequence: MKRYRLSVCKGPTCKAGGADAVYATAREALTEQGQVPRCELYRGGCYGFCHMGPNVVVREETGRKRDPLSPEDYQLMGWDGEVYYSEMTPEKMRRVVAEHIAQDAPVQALFGQPDTPAPDDD
- a CDS encoding adenylate/guanylate cyclase domain-containing protein; protein product: MAVFFGCVLGLLVYLRAPQHGAVRGESSGWGPSGLVEGARDWLEGLERRTYDWRVLELGARSERPDEAVVVAIDDETLAEARQDDRPGVATQPWPRQLVGAMAHRLVEEGALLVLLDLPFPELSPNACVNPKLSPGAISSDDSAFRELLERESGKALLSFSWESQGSRVMPPTSRLWPYRVKVGTFPSSSEAHARAQSVLAVQRPAYVMPAGSQVEVWGAATDEADARELGSRLGVPGAAIEERRASDDTFRMGPTDLFVALAEVHVEGLDPARLVEVRQLQHPVAPLLGGGAGYGAATLSADPDGVVRGIPHLVAYTARDGRHVLPSLPLAAAMRLANTRVLRYAAGRLHVGDVYSVPMDASGFSLMRWDAPTAGRGSRGSLSRSIRAWNVLLNVFDVADERPARFDNDLEGRTVVLTRTAGESGHLRHTPIGVETPGGAILGQALANILRSEGISRAPEDYDLGLTVGLAFLGAFLALSLSFLLRSVRGVLLYLSGLGLAGAGYTAAAFYFFIEQRLWVAMAGPLLAMVGAFAVTTVYAFRNEQQIRDFVQMALGRYVSPEVARLVTRDLSLMRPERRRMSVYVCDIEGFARLSEGMKPEQLVSLFNEYLLEMAAVVRSTAGQVDKYIGDSVMAFWGAPVRTERHAHLACEAALKMRAVLADKQDAWEKKYGCRLSFRAGVDTGEVVVGDMGSELKSNYTVLGDAVGLAARLESLNKVYGTYVLVGDGTVLLAGDNYVFREVDRVRMKGRAEPLRVHELMGRKGELSTQQQEQLALHAQALTAYHQRHFAEAHALFERSAITFKDPVSSVYMARCARYIVTAPPSDWDGVHGEDDVPSTPAAA